DNA sequence from the Arthrobacter sp. V1I9 genome:
CGCCGCCCGCACGCTCCCCGTTGAACGGCTCGCTGTCTACGACCCCGCCGTCTCCGTGAACCACAGCGTGAAGGCCGACTGGACCGCCGAGTACGAACGCGCCGCAGCTGCCGGGGATGATGACCGTGCCCTGGCAGTCCTCCAGCGCGGCCTCGAGGCAGGCGGCGCCTTCTCGTCCCGCATGCCGCTTTCCATGCTGACCCTTGCCAACAAACTCACGGCCGGCACGTCAGAGGGCAAGCAGCAGCGCGAGCTGATGAGGACCGGTGTCCGGGAAATCAAGGCGATCATCGCGGCGGACATGCCGGCGGAGCCGTTCCTGGAACTGCCGCTGGAAACCCTGATTGTGGTGGGCGAAAAGAGCCCGGCGTACTTCGGGGTGGCCTGCGGCCAGATCCACGATGTCCTCTCCGGCTCCAGTTACACCATCCTGCCCGGCTTCGGGCACGACGGCGTTATCAAGGCACCGGACCGGCTCATCAAGGAGCTCGCGGACTTCTACGCCGGCTGACATGTGACTGAGCCGGCCGAACCCACGCGTGATTCGACCGGCTCGGTGGCGGAGGCCAGCGCGGGCTTAGCTTAGTGCCCCGCGCCGTGGCCCGGGCCGGCACCTTCGGTCTTGCGCATCATCGCTGAAAGTACGACGGCGGCGAGGGCTATGACGGTCGCCGTCAGGAAGGCGGCGCTCATCCCCGCGACGAGGCCCGACGTCGCGGAAACCACCGCGAAGATGGACACCAGCAGGGCGGTGCCCGCGGCGCCGGCAACCTGCTGGGTGGTGCTCATGATCGCGGATCCATGCGAGTAGAGGTGCGGCGGAAGCGGGTTCAGGCCCGTGGTGAACGCTGGCGTGAAGAGCAGCGCCAGGCCGAAACTCAGCCCCACGTGCAGGGTGACGATCCATGCGATGGAGGTGCCGGCGTCGAGCAGTGAGAACTGCCACAGGGCCACCACCATCAGGATGGAACCGGTGACGGTGAGCGGCAGTGGCCCTACCTTGTCGAACAGCCGGCCGATGACCGGCCCCAGAAGGCCCATCGCCAGGCCGCCGGGGAGGAGCGCCAGGCCGGTCTCCAGTGAGCCCAAGCCGCGGACTTCCTGCAGGTAGAGGGGCAGCAGGATGACGCCGCCGAACAGCGCCATCATGGCCACCACCATCAGCAGGACCGAAACCGTGAACATGCGGAAGTTGAACGCGCGCAGGTCCAGCAGCGGGGCTTCGGCTTTCTGCAGCCGCAGCTGGCGAAGGACGAAAGCCGTGAGGCCGGCAACGCCAATAACCAGCGCGGTGATGGCAGTGGCGCCGGGGCCGGCCTGGCCGCCGTGGCCGCCGCCGATCTGGCTCAGGCCGTAGACCAGGCCGCCGAACGCCGGGACGGTGAGGACTACCGAGAGGGCGTCAAGCTTTGTCTTTTCCGCTTCGCCGATGTTGGTCAGGTACTTCGCGCCGATGGCCAGCGCTGCGAGTGCCACCGGGAGGACGAACACAAACATAAAGCGCCACGTGAAGTGCTCCAGGATCAGCCCGGAAACCGTGGGGCCCATGGCCGGCGCCACCGAGATGGCGATGCTGACGTTGCCCATCACGGCGCCGCGCTTGGCCAACGGGACCAGCGTCAGAATAGTGGTCATCAGCAAGGGCAGCATGATGGCAGTGCCGGCGGCCTGGACGATGCGGGCCAGCAACAGGATTTCGAACCCGGGAGCCACGGCAGCAAGTGCAGTACCGCCGGCAAAAAGCCCCATCGCCAGCATAAACACGGCACGGGTGGACAGGCTCTGCAGGATGAACCCAGTGGTGGGGATGACGATTGCCATGGTGAGCATAAATCCGGTGGAGAGCCACTGGACCGTGGGCGCGTCCACCTGGAGTTCCACCATGAGCCGCTGCAGGGCGACGTTCATGATGGTCTCATTGAGGATCACCACAAACGTCGCCACCAGCAGCGTGCTGATGACGGTGACCGATTCGCGGGACATCTTCTCCGGCGCGGCGGGCGTGGTTCCGGGAGCTTGCACGGACTGGCCGCTGGCGTTCGGAGAGACTTCGGTAGACATGCGTGTTCCCTCAGGGAGTTGTGGAAGTGAGTGGTGCGCGGTCAAGGCCGCTGCAGACTCCAACACTCTACCGCTTGGAGTAATTCCTCCGAGCGGGATTTTTCTTTAACCCTGAGGGAACAGTGGGGGTCGGGAGGGGCTGCCGAGGCTGCCTCCGCTGGACCGTCTAGGCCGTTTGGCCGGCGTGCTGACCCTCCGAAATTTCTTCAACCAGTTTGTTATTGAAGGCCGGGAGGTCATCCGGGTTGCGGCTGGTGACCAGCCCCTGGTCCACCACCACTTCCTCGTCGGTGGGGGGGGGGGGGGGGGGGGGGGGGGGGGGGGGGGGCGGGGGGGGGGGGGGGGGGGGGGGGGGGGGGGGGGGGGGGGGGGGGGGGGGGGGGGGGGGGGGGGGGGGGGGGGGGGGGGGGGGGGGGGGGGGGGGGGGGGGGGGGGGGGGGGGGGGGGGGGGGGGGGGGGGGGGGGGGGGGGGGGGGGGGGGGGGGGGGGGGGGGGGGGGGGGGGGGGGGGGGGGGGGGGGGGGGGGGGGGGGGGGGGGGGGGGGGGGGGGGGGGGGGGGGGGGGGGGGGGGGGGGGGGGGGGCCAGTTGGCGCCGGCATTCTGCAGGTCCGTCTGGAGCGTGTGGTAGGAGGTGAGGTTCCGCCCGCGCACCACTCCCGCTTCAATGAGCAGCCACGGTCCGTGGCAGATGGAGGCCACCGGCTTGTGTTGTTCGAAGAAGCTCCTGGTGAAGCTCTGGGCGTCCTTGTCCACGCGGAGGTGGTCTGCGTTGACAACGCCACCGGGGAGCACCAGTGCGTCGAAGTCCGAGGCGTTCGCCTCTGCGACCGTCAGGTCGACGTCGAACGTGTCGCCCTTCTCAGTTCCCTCGAATCCCTGCAGCTTGCCGCTTTTCAGGGCAACCAGGGTGGGCTGGCCGCCGGCGTCCTTGACTGCCTGCCACGGGCTGGTGAGCTCAATCTGCTCCACGCCGTCGGTCAAAAGGAATGCAACCTTCTTGCCTGCGATGCTGTGTTCTGACATTCTTCCTCCTCGCCTGAAGCGGGTTTCAGCGTCCGAATCAGGGCGTAAATTTTCCGCTTCGAGAGTTGTTTGCCTGACAGCTTCCAGCCTAGGAAGTCGGAAAGTAATAAGCAAGCTGAGTATTTTTTCTCAAGCTGGGCGTAGGGTGTGCGCGGCGCAGAATTACGACGGCGGAAGGGCGCCAGGTGCGTGGCGGGCGGTGGCAAGGCCGGCGTGGCGGGTGTGGCATAGGTGTGACGGCAGGCGGCAACTTCTTGTTCTCCCCCCACCACCGGCAAAGCCCGCAGGCACGGAGGATTGTCATTGCCTCGGTGGAGCATGTACCCATGGAGCAAGGCCGGTCAGGTGTGGACATTGGTGAGGAGGCGATCCTGCCTGCCGTGCCAGTTGCGCCGGAAAGCGCTCCCACTCAGAATGTCAGTGCCTCGATGGATGATGTTGGTATGGGAAACGGCGAGGGCGCAGTGGCAGTGATGGAGGGCATTCATGCCTCTGTTGCCGGCGTGGGGGCCCTGTTTCTCAAGGATGCCGCCCTGGCCACTACCGCTGCTGCCGGTGGCGGGGTTGACGCGCTCCAGCGCGCGTACGAGGTCCGTTTGGACCGGTTGGGGCTGCTGTCCAAGCTCGAAGCGCAGATAGCTGGGCTCAAGGCACGCGACGCAGCCGAAGCCTTCGAACTGCAACAAGCGATGACCCCACCGGACGCGCCCGCGCACGAACGAACCTACAACGAGATGTCAGCGATCGAGGAAACCGCCGGCGTCCTGACCATCAGCGGACCCGCAGCCGGAGCGTTCATCACCCAGTCCCGCCAACTCTGCTCCCTCCCGCTGGCCCTGGCGGCACTGTCCTCCGGAACCATCTCCTGGCAACACGCGAAAATCATCGCCGACGAAACAGAAGGCCTCACCCCCGCCGGCGCCAACGCCCTGGTAGCGCATTTCCTCGACCCGGACGCACCCCACCCGGCCCGCGGAGCCGCCGCCGGGAAACTGGTGCCCTCCCGGTTCCGGGCCAGAGTACGGTCCTGGCGCGAACGCCACCACCCCGAATCCATCGAAAAGCGGCACGCCAAAAGCGCGGCCGACCGCCGCGTCGAATACAGCCCCGACCGTAACGGCATGGCCTGGTTCTCCGCCTACCTGCCCGCCCACCAGGCATCCGCGATCTGGAACAAGATCACCGCCCTCGCCCGAGGCGCCCAAAGCCCGAACGAACCCCGAAACCTCACCCAACTCCGGCCCGACATCCTCACCAGCCTCCTCCTCAGCGCAGGAACCACACTCAGCCTCGACGAACACACCAGCCCGCACACCCCCGACGAGGGCCCCGCGGACGGTTCCGAGGACGGCTCCCAGGACGGCTCCGCGGACGCGATCGGACGAGCCGCCCTGGCAATCACCGACAGCAACGCCACGGCCACCGGCACCGGCACCGGCCCCATCGAGTACCAGGACGACCAATACGGGGACGACGAGTACTGGGACGCCGGATACGGGGGGACCGAAGACGCCACAGGCTCCGCCGGCAACAGCGGAGGCACCGACGCCACCACAGGCTCCGCCGACAACGGCGGCAACAGCGGGTACGCGGATGTCGCCAAAGTCCCGGTCCCGAACACAACGGTGCTCGTGACCGTCCCGGTGTTCGCACTCCTCGGACTCACCGACGAACCAGCCGTCCTCGACGGGCACGGCCCCATCCCCGCCTCCATGGCACGCAAACTCCTCACCGACGGTGCCACATCCTTCCACCGCGTCCTCGTGGACCCCCGCGACGGCGCACCACTGGAAATCGGACGCACAAAATACCGGCTCACCAAAGCCATGAAGCACGCACTGCGCCTGCGCGACGGAAAATGCACCTTCCCCGGCTGCAACAACCGCACCCCCGACAACGAAACCGACCACCTCCAACCCTGGCAGCACGGCGGAACCACCGGAATCAGCAACCTGGCACAACTCTGCCCAAAACATCACCGCCTCAAACACAACAGCCGCTGGACACCCACCCCAGCCACCCCAAACGAACCACCCGGCTGGACCTCACCCACCGGCCGCCCACTACCAAAGCGAACACCACAACTGGGAACCACCCCACTGGCCACCCGGCCTCCTGCCCGCCCCGGAACGCAGTTCCATTGAAGAGGTCTTCGTAGAGTACTTATCCGGCTGAGACGCTCTTTCGCGCAAAGAAGCTTTGGACGATCGCTTGGGACTTGATCCCGACTTGAATGACGTAGAACGTCAGCTTCTGCTGATCAAGGAGGTGATGAACGGGCGGCGCGCCGTTCGTTGACTAGCTCCGGTGGTGCTCGATCAGCCAGCCGGCCATCTGCTGAGCCCGCTTGGCCGCGAGCATGTCACCCTCGGTGGCAGAGATGATGGACCCCTTCATCAGGATGTGCCAGGACCGGGCGAACTCTTCCGGCCGCTGGAGCCCGGCTTCTTCAGCAAGGGCCTGCACATGTCCGCGAATCCTGGCGAGGTAATCGATGCTGGCCTGGCCCAGCGGATGGACCGGGCCCATCTCCAGCAGGACATTGATGAAGGAACAGGCTTCGAAATCCTCCCGCAGGAACCAGTCCCCGAAGACGTCAAAGATGGCCAGCAACTGCTCGGTGGGCGTTTCCCCTCGGCGGCGAGCTTCGGAGACGATGGCGTCAACTGTCCACTGCTTGTCCCGCTGTTCGAGGAAGGCAAGGACCAAGGAGTCCTTGGACGGGAAGTGTCGGTAGAAGGTCGCCTTGGCTACCCCGGACCGTTCAATCAGCTCGTTGACGCCAACATCACGCACGCCCCGCTGGGAGAAAAGTTCATAGGCAACGGCCATAATCCTGGAAACGGACTTCGCGGTGGCGCTCTCCGGGGCGGGAGCTTCGGCCACCATGGGTGAAGGAGCCGCCGCGGAAAGCGTGGCTGAAGGTTCGAGGTCTACCGCAGCCTGTGGGAATTCCGCTTCTGACTTCATGGCATTCCCAGTTTACCGCGGCTAGGTAAAGACAGACCGGTCTGCCCACTGTACTGTTGCTTCTATCGCAGTGTCTACGACGCCGCGGAGGTCGTTCAAGGGCCCCTTCGGACTGGTGCAAGGAGGCCCCAATGTCAGCAAAGCGGATGTTCCAAAGCGTGCTCTCGGACCCGGATTCATGGATGTCCAGCGATACGCCGCCCGAAATTCGTCAGCTCGCCCTCGAGTCGCTTCGGTGGCAGGCCCAGGAGATCATCGACGAAGTGCTCTGCAGGGAGGAACCGGCCGAGGAGCTGGTCAGGGCGAGGCTGCGCCGCTGCGTCGCCAGGAATCCGGGCAGGCCGGAGCGGGCGCTCCTCGAACAGCTGACATTCAACCGGGAACGGCCAGGCATCTAGGTTCAGGATTCCGGGCTTCGACGAGCAGCTACGAGCTCAGGGGCATATTGTCGATCAGCCGGACCGGACCCACCTTGGCAGCTATTATCGCCAGGGCTTCACCGCGGAACGGTGTCTCGCGGCAGTTCTCGGCCAGCGGATCCAGGGTGTCCGGGTCCACCACATCGAAGTAGTCCAACGCCACCAGCGGCTGGGACTCCACCATCGCCTGCGCCGACTCCAGATCCAGGGGTTCGCGGGATTTCGCCCGCTCCTCGAGCAAACGCAGCGAACGGGACAGCACCAGCGCGGCTTCCCGCTCTTCCTGATTTAGGAACCGGTTGCGGCTGGAGAGCGCGAGCCCGTCAACCGCCCGGACGGTGGGCACCGCGACTATCGCCACCGGGAAGTTGAGGTCGGCCACCATCCGCCGGACCAGCGCCAACTGCTGGGCGTCCTTCTGGCCGAAGTAGGCGCGGTAGGCAGGCAAGCCACCCTGGTCCCTGTCTGAAGCCGGCAGCCCCGCCCCCGGAATTCCGTAGTGCAGCAGCTTTGCCACTACCGTCAGGGCGCCGTCGAAGTGGCCGGGACGCGAAGCGCCCTCCCACTTTTCACCGAGCATCCCGGATGTGACCCGCACCAGCGGCTCCCCGCCCGGGTACACCTCGTCCACCGACGGGGCAAAGACAAGGTCCACGCCCTGTTCTTCCAGCAGGGCAGCATCAGCGTCCAGCGTCCGCGGGTAGCGTTCCAGGTCCGTAGCGTCGCCGAACTGCAGCGGGTTAACGAAGATGGTCGCCACCACAACGTCATTCTGTTCGACGGCGGTGCGGGCCAGGGCGGCATGCCCCTCGTGCAGCGCCCCCATGGTGGGGACGAGGCCCTGGGAAGTGCCGCCCTTCGACGCAAGGAGCCGTGCACTTTCAACGTGCAGGTCGGCAACAGTAGTAACGATTTTGATGGGCATTCTCAGTCTTCCTCCGGTTCCAGGGCCTCGCGCAGCTCGCCCAGCTGGTTCGGCTTCAGCAGCCCGCGGCCCTCGGCGCGCAGGGCTGTGGCGCGCGCCATCGCCAGGTAGGCCGCCAGCACATCGCCGTGACCGCCGCCGTCGAACTCCCGCAATGCCTCCGCGTGGGCCCGCACGGTTCCGGTGTCGCCACGGGCTACGGGTCCGGTAAGGGCGGATTCCCCGGAGGCCAGCGCGTTCTCGAGCGTGGCCCGCAACAGCGGACCCAGTATGCGTTCGGGTGCCTCCACTCCAACCTCACGGAGCAGCTGGGAGGCCTGAGCCACAAGGGTCACGAGGTGGTTGGAGCCATGCGCCAGGGCTGCGTGGTACAGCGTCCTGTCCGCCTCGGCAATGGCCACGGGCTCGGCCCCCATCTCCACCACCAGCGCCTGCGCGATCGGCAGCATGGCCGCATCCGCGGTGACACCAAAAGTGCAATCCAGCAGGCGGGTCAGGTCAAGGCTCATCCCGGTGAAGGTCATCGCCGGGTGCATGGCCAGCGGAACCGCGCCGGCGGCACGCACCGGGTGCAGCACCCCCACACCAAAGCGACCGGACGTGTGGGCCACCAGTTGGCCCGGCTGCCAGGCGCCCAATTTCGCGAGGCCGTCCACCAGGCCTGGCAGGGCGTCGTCGGGCACTGCCAGCAGCACCAGCTCCGAGCGCTCCACGATCTCCTGGACTTCCAGGATGGGCACGCCGCGGAGCAGTGTCTCGGCACGTTCACGGCTCGCTTCGGAAACGGCTGAGACTCCGACCACGGCGTGCTCGGCTGCGCGAAGTGCTGCGCCGAGCACGGCGCCCACCTTTCCGGCGCCGACGATTCCGACGCCGAGGCGTCCGGGTTTAGCCATGCTGCTGGCCTTCCTGCGTGGGGGCTGGGGCGGGGGCCGGGCTTTCGGCGGGCTCAACCAGCGGAGTGGGGGCCGGGGCGGGAGCCGGGCTTTCGGCGGGCTCAACCAGCGGGGTGGGGCTGGGGGCGGGGCTTTCGGCGGGCATCAGCTCCGGGGCGCCTGGTGCCACCTGGGCCAGCCACTGTTCGGTGGTCTGCCGCTTCCGTGCCAGCCGGGCGCGGGCGGATTGTGCGTCAAAAAGCGCCAGCGACTGCTCCACGCCTGCCTGCCGAAGGCGCGGCACAACGGGTCCGGCGGTGGTGTGCAGCACCAGGTCTGCCACCTCGAACCGGCGCGCCAGCGGACCCTGGTGCAACGCCATGGACTGGGTCCGCTGATGCGGCACCACCACGAGCTCGCGCCACCAGCGGCCGGAGCGGATCAGCAGGGCGGTGCCTGTGGCGGCGAATCCGTTCCGCCGCCATCCCAGCGGTGCTAGGAGGCGGGCCCTGCGCGGCGTGGTGACGAATCCGCCGTCGGAATCCAGTCCGTGGAGCCCGGCACCGAACACTGCCGCGGGTTGCTGCGTGCCGGGGTCCGGTAGCACCAGCGCAAGGATCGACATCACATCTTCGAGCCTGCCCACCGGCAGGAGCGTGGTCCGGCCCGAACCCTCGCCGGCCCCCTCAAGGGCGCCGTATCCGGCCACGTTCACCTGGATGCGGTACCAGCCCAGCGCCCGCCACATCGGCGGCTGCGCTACTTTCAGTGCCTGGATCCGGCCGGGCGGAAGTGTTTGCGCCTGGGTATCCAGCAATCCGTAGCGGAGCCGGATGCCATCGGGCGAAATGGCCGCAGTGAAGTTGTACCCCCTTGTTGAAAAGGCCCCAGTAACTGGCGGCCAGGCCGAGGGCGGCGGGGATCAGGTAGAAGTAGAACGCGGCGTTGCCGGTGGCGGCGGAAAGGACCACTGCGCTTACCGCGCCCGCCACCACAAAAATGCTCTGCTCGCTGAGCAGCAGGGAACCGACCAGGCGCGACGGCGGCACGGACAGTACCGGAAATTCCGGCGCCTCGGGCGCCGGCTCCTCAGGGCGGGACGGATCCAGGGCTACCCCGGCAGCCCGGGCAAGGATGGTGGCGCGGAGCTGCCGGGCGTCGTCCATCTTCAGGTAGGCCAGCCGGACGGCGGACTCCCCGGCGTCGGCCACCTCGAACTTGAGCTCGGCCAGGCCGAAGATGCGGGCCAGCATGGGCTGCACGATATCGATGGCCTGGACCCGGTCCAGCCGCGCCTGGCGCTGCTGCCGGAAGAGGAAGCCGGTGTTGACCCGGACGTAACCGCCTGAAACCTGGTACTTGGTGAAGTACCAGGTGAGAATGAAACCCAGCACCGCGATGAGCAGCACCACTCCGCCCCCGGCCAGCAGCAAGGGCGCCCGGCCCGCAAACTGGTCTTCAAGGATGGGCCGGCCTTGCAGCGCCCGCTCGAAGACGTCGCGGCCGAAGAAAAAACCGATGGCGGCCAGGGCCACCCAGCCACGGACGAAAGGCGACGCCGGGTGCACCCGCAGCCATTCGCCGTCGGCCTGGCCTCCGGTCCCGGCTGCGGCCGCAGCCTCGGCTTCACGCGAAGGGTTCTGCGCGGCATCTTCGGTAGCAGGGGCAGTGGCAGGGCCCCCCAGTTCCGGACGCGGCCCCTCCGCCGTCACAGTCCTGCCAGCCTGGCTTCGCCCCGGGCAGCCAGCTGCTCGCGCAGCCGCGCGCCCTCGGCTGCCGGCAGCCCGGGGATCTGGGCGTTGGTACCGGGTGAGGCCGTGTGCAGCTTCAGGGTACAGAGGCCCAGCCCGCGTTCCACGGGGCCAACTCCGATGTCCACATACTGCATCCGGCCGTAGGGAACGGCCATGGTGCGCTGGAAAAAGATGCCGGTCCTGATGAGCAGGTCGTCGTCCCGCTCGGCGTACCCGATGGCCCATACCTGGCGCGGAATCAGCACCAGCCGCCAGATGGCGAGCACCAGTGCCGCGGCCGGCACGGCGACGGCAAGCCACAGCGGCGGCCAGGCCCACACGTCCAGGAGGACAAACAGCAGGGGCAGGGACAGGACAAGCACGGTAATCAGGTTCCCCAGTGCCCACTGCACCAGCCGGACAGTGACGTACTTGGGTGACACCCGCTGCCAGGCGATTCCCGGCGGGTCAATCGCCTCGGTATGCATATTCGCCTTCCCCTGTGGCTTCGCCGCGTACCGCGCGGTTCGGTTTGCCGTCTGCGCCCTTTGTGTCGCCGTCCTCGGGCGGAATTTTACAGAACCGCTCCACCAGCAGGCCCACTACGATCATCAGCAGTCCGCCGCCGGCCATCGCCAGCGCCAACCAGGTGATGCCCTGGTTGCTGCGCAGGCTCCAGATCCGCAGCTGGTCAAGGAAGATCCCCACGTGCCAGCCGAGCAGGACCGTGCCCGCGTAGGCGCACGCCTGGGCCAGCACCAGTGTGCGGGCTGCAAGGAGCGGATCGAGGACCCGTTTCTTTTGGGTGCTGTTGGGTTTGTTGCTGTTGCGCCACCTCAGGACCCTGATGCCGAGGACCAGGGTGATAACAACTATGACGGCCATGGTGGCCAAGGCAGTGAGCGGAAGGACTGGAGTGCCCATGCCATAACGGCTGGTCACCACCGTGGCAGACCAGCCCGCGACCGCCAGGATGAAGCCGATCAGCAGGAGGCGCAGCGGGCTGAGTGGCTTCATCGCTCGTCCACCGTCCCGGCGGTGCGCAGGCCGTCAAAGTCCCCGAATCCGTCGAACGGGGCAAGGCCGCCAAAATCCTCCGCCCGCGCCGCCAGCGTGCTGATGCGCTCACCGTTCAGGGTAGCGGCCGGCTCAATCAGCGACCAGGGGTAGAGGACGAAGGCCCGGGAGGCCGCACGGGGATGGGGAAGGGTGAGGGCAGGATCATCACTCCGGAGCTCGCCATAGGTGATGATGTCGACGTCGAGCGTGCGCGGCCCCCAGCGCACCTCCCGCACGCGGTGGTGCTTGTTTTCCACGGCTTGGCAGTGTTCCAGCAGTTCGTGCGGGGTAAGGTTCGTTTCAGCTGTGATGACCATGTTCAGGAAGTCAGGCTGGCCGGCGGGCCCGCCCACAGGTTTGGTCTGCACTATCGGCGAAACGGCCAGGAGGCGGATTTCGGGCGGGTCAACGAGGTCCGCAACCGCCTCGGTCAGGGTCTCGTTGCGTTCGCCCAGGTTGCTGCCCAGGGCCAGCACAACTTTGGAATAACCGGAGTTCATGGCGTCTCCCCCTGGAACGTTTTGTCCCCGTTGTTCCGGGCGCGGTGGACGCTGACGGCCACGTCGCCGAAGGGCACCTCGATGGGTGCCTCGGGTTTGTGCACTGTGACGTCCACGGCCTGGAGCCGGAATTCGCTGAGCAGGCTGTCCGCGATCCGGACGGCCAGCGCCTCGATCAGGTTCAGCGGCTCCCCGGAAATCCATTCGGTAATACGCTGCGCCACCTCGCCATAGTGCGCGGTGTCCCGGACGTCATCGGATTCCGCCGCTTTGGCGAAGTCAAGATAAAGCACTGCGTCCACAACAAAAGGCTGGCCCTCGCGGCGTTCAAAATCAAAGACACCGTGATGGCCGACGGCGGTGACGCCGGTCAGCGTAATCCTGTCCATGGCTGGGCCTACTGGGTGGTTCTTGGGGCGGCCATGCGCGCGGCAACCTTGACGGCGTCGAGGCTGGAACCGACGTCGTGCACGCGTACGCCCCAGGCGCCGCGGGACGCGCAAATGGCAGTGATCGCAGCGGTGGCCGCGTCCCGCTCCTGGGGAGCGGCGGACTTTCCGGAAACCGTCAGCAGGGTGCCGAGGAACCGCTTGCGGGAGGCGCCGACGAGGATCCGGTGGCCCAGGCTTTCCAGCTGGTCCAGGTTCTGCAGGAGCTCCCAGTTCTGGGCATCATTCTTGGCGAACCCCAAACCGGGATCGATGATGATCTGTTCCTGGCTGACACCCGCGGCGTAAAGCTTGTCCCGCACTCCGGCCAGTTCGGCCACTACCTCGCCCGCAACGTCCTTGTACTCCGCCAGGGAGTTCATGGTCCGGGCGTCGCCGCGGCGGTGCGTGAGGATGTAGGGAGCTTTGGAGGACGCCACAAGTTCGGCCATTTCCGGTTCCATGGTGAGGCCGGAGACGTCGTTGATGATGGCGGCGCCGGCGCCCAGGGCTGCAGCAGCTGTGGAGGCGTGGATGGTGTCGATGCTGACCAGGGCGCCGGCTTTCACCAAAGCCTCAATCACGGGGATCACGCGCTGCTGCTCTTCTTCGGGGCTGACGTCCTCAGCACCGGGACGGGTGGATTCTCCGCCGACGTCGATGATGTCCGCGCCCGCGTAGAACATCCGCAAGCCTGCGGCGATGGCCGTGTCTGCCGTTGCGTGCTGGCCGCCGTCGCTGAAGGAGTCCGGGGTGACGTTGACGATGCCCATCACCAGGGTGCGGCCAGTGGGCAGGTCTTCGAACCGTGCCGCCGGGCGCGGTTTGCGCAGGACAGGCAGTGGAGAAGTTGCGGGGCCGGTTCCCGGCGCTGCAGCTAGTGAATCCATGGTCTGATCATTACCTTCCGAGGATGAGGCTCATGGCTTCGGCACGGGTGGCCGGGTCATGAAGCTGCCCGCGGACCGCACTGGTGACGGTCTTTGCTCCGGGCTTGCGGATACCGCGCATGGACATGCACATGTGTTCGCATTCAATGACGACGATCGCCCCACGGGGTTTGAGGTGGGTGACCATCGCTTCGACGATTTCCGTGGTGAGGCGCTCCTGCACCTGCGGGCGGCGGGCGTAGATATCCACGAGCCGGGCAAGCTTGCTCAGCCCGGTGACCTTGCCGTCATGGGAGGGGATGTATCCCACGTGGGCCACCCCGTGGAACGGCACCAGGTGGTGCTCGCAGGTGGAGTAAAAGGGAATGTCCTTGACCAGGACCAGTTCCTCATGGTCCAGGTCAAAGGTGGTGGACAGGACGTCGGCGGGGTCGTGGTGCAGCCCCGCAAACACCTCGGCGTAGGCTTTGGCTACCCGCTTTGGGGTGTCCACGAGTCCGCCGCGGTCCGGATCTTCTCCGATGGCC
Encoded proteins:
- the folB gene encoding dihydroneopterin aldolase, with amino-acid sequence MDRITLTGVTAVGHHGVFDFERREGQPFVVDAVLYLDFAKAAESDDVRDTAHYGEVAQRITEWISGEPLNLIEALAVRIADSLLSEFRLQAVDVTVHKPEAPIEVPFGDVAVSVHRARNNGDKTFQGETP
- the folP gene encoding dihydropteroate synthase, which translates into the protein MDSLAAAPGTGPATSPLPVLRKPRPAARFEDLPTGRTLVMGIVNVTPDSFSDGGQHATADTAIAAGLRMFYAGADIIDVGGESTRPGAEDVSPEEEQQRVIPVIEALVKAGALVSIDTIHASTAAAALGAGAAIINDVSGLTMEPEMAELVASSKAPYILTHRRGDARTMNSLAEYKDVAGEVVAELAGVRDKLYAAGVSQEQIIIDPGLGFAKNDAQNWELLQNLDQLESLGHRILVGASRKRFLGTLLTVSGKSAAPQERDAATAAITAICASRGAWGVRVHDVGSSLDAVKVAARMAAPRTTQ
- the folE gene encoding GTP cyclohydrolase I FolE — protein: MTHFDDDDVPASAGHPAEDGAHHSKHLKVDRPRIEAAVREILLAIGEDPDRGGLVDTPKRVAKAYAEVFAGLHHDPADVLSTTFDLDHEELVLVKDIPFYSTCEHHLVPFHGVAHVGYIPSHDGKVTGLSKLARLVDIYARRPQVQERLTTEIVEAMVTHLKPRGAIVVIECEHMCMSMRGIRKPGAKTVTSAVRGQLHDPATRAEAMSLILGR